The following DNA comes from Crocosphaera sp. UHCC 0190.
GTTGTTCTGTGATATTGCGATCGCCTTCTAAGTTTAGCTGACAGATACCATGAACTTCTTTTTTAAGTAATGCTTGGTCTAAGTCTTGTTGAGCTTCATAGGGAACTAATTCTAGACGTAGGTGATGTTTATCCAAGACGCTTCTCAAACTGTTGATGAGTTGCTTTTGAGGGGTTTCTGTTGCCTCATTTTCCACCATTCCCAGACGCATAACCATAGATGAACGCACAGCTACACCATAGAGAGTAATAGCTAACATTGTCCCGACTAAAGCTTCTGTTAAAGCGACATCTGCTGCTCCAAACATAGCATAAATTAAGGCTGCTATTGCCCCTAAAATGCCCCTAATAACTAAAGCATGGTAAGGATTAACTTGTAGGATAACTAAAGCAGCAGATAAGGGCAAAAGGGCGGTTATAACATAGAGATAACTATCACTCATGATTCCCCTCACTACTAGAACAATAAGCTAAGACATACCCTAAGACTGTATTCCAAATAGCTAAGGAAATAAGAGCTAAAACGAGCAAAGGCCATTCACTGGGGATTTTTAAGAGTAATCCCACCATAATACTCATTGATCCCAAAGTATCGGCCACAGAAAGACTATGAAGTTTATATAAAACTGAGCGATCGCCGATCAGGGGCCAAGTTCCCCAAAACCAGAAGACGATTCCTAAACTAATTAGAGTATAACTTACAAGATTAATCATATATTCCTCATCCGTTTTAAAATCTGAGCTAATAACATTAAGGAGGCATTACCCACACTGAGAATGATCACCCCGACAACACCGATCATCCAATCATCCCGTAGGACAGAAATTACCAAAATCATCACCGATGTTTTAGTCGCAATGCTGGCAAAGGCTAACATTTTTTGCCAAATATCTTGATCTTGACAAGCTTCATATATAGGGATAAGTAAAGCAAAAATCATGGTCATTAATATCCAGTTCATGACTTTTTCCTCGGTAGAATGCGATGGACTTCATACCACCCTGCTTGGTGATATTTCAAGACAATGGTTTTTGGCGTAAAGGTAATTAAAAAAATGTCTAAAAAAATCAGTCCAGAGGTTCGTTGGGGTTTAACTCGTTCCATTGTCACCCCTTCTTCGGTATGGGGACGAAACATGATTTCAAAGGCTTCAAAATAGGCTTGAGGAATGGCGATCAAGACTTCAAATAGGGCCCGCAACCAATCTTTTAAAAGCCCTGGAGAAGTTAGTTTACGGGGCAATAGCAAGGCGATACTGACCCCAATAATAATATTAGCCAAACTGAGATCGGCGGTTAATAAAAACCAGATAGTAAGTCGTAAAATTAAGTCTAAATAGCCAATCATGGGAACACCATCCAAAAGATTAGGATTAACATTAAACTCATACCTCCGATCAGATGCTCAAATTGTTCAATCGCACGGGGAAACTTGATGATAGAACGTTGAAAAATTAGAAAATAAGCCAGCCATCCCAGGAAAATTGTAGCGAGGGGTTTAATGGTATTAGCAACAGTATAAGCTTGGAAATAGACCACATTTGCTATTATTAACCCACCTAAAAGCAGGGCCATGGCCGGCCAAAATCCTGGTTTAACCTTTCCTTGTCCCGTTTGAGAATCATGGGGTAAAAAAATGAATTTTGCAAAGGAGATCGCTGTTCCAAAAGCTGCTAAATTCATACCGATCGCTTGCCAAGATAAAATATTTTTCATGGTCAATATTTTGGCCCCAAAACCCGATAATAAGGGAAAACCAGAAATGGAGAAGCTTGCTATAACCAGAGCGATCCAAATTGGGGTATAAATAGGTTGATGTTTGAGTTCCTTCAAGTTGCGACTGGGCAAAACCCCGGCAATGAGGAATAAAGCCGATTTGACTAACCCGTGAGTTAAAGCGTAAAAGCCCCCCACTTCTGGCGCAGCGAGGATAAAACCTAACTGGGAAACGGTGTGAAAGGCTAACATCCGTTTACTATCTTTTTCAAA
Coding sequences within:
- a CDS encoding DUF4040 domain-containing protein; the encoded protein is MSDSYLYVITALLPLSAALVILQVNPYHALVIRGILGAIAALIYAMFGAADVALTEALVGTMLAITLYGVAVRSSMVMRLGMVENEATETPQKQLINSLRSVLDKHHLRLELVPYEAQQDLDQALLKKEVHGICQLNLEGDRNITEQPYHTVTRVQRLYDIIKPELSSVTHFTPSDTKEKQQ
- a CDS encoding monovalent cation/H(+) antiporter subunit G, whose protein sequence is MINLVSYTLISLGIVFWFWGTWPLIGDRSVLYKLHSLSVADTLGSMSIMVGLLLKIPSEWPLLVLALISLAIWNTVLGYVLAYCSSSEGNHE
- a CDS encoding cation:proton antiporter; amino-acid sequence: MIGYLDLILRLTIWFLLTADLSLANIIIGVSIALLLPRKLTSPGLLKDWLRALFEVLIAIPQAYFEAFEIMFRPHTEEGVTMERVKPQRTSGLIFLDIFLITFTPKTIVLKYHQAGWYEVHRILPRKKS